In one window of Prosthecobacter fusiformis DNA:
- a CDS encoding PLP-dependent aminotransferase family protein, with protein MVSGISSGAQAVPLYQEVADKIVRLIEEGVLRPGERVSSLRKVSEQYGVSVTTAIQAFILLEDRGLVEARPKSGFFVRVPRPVLREPAMAKTPRAITAVTVGALQSRLFEAAMMPHILPLGGAVPSPELLPTVKLNRILASVARRAGKSGISYDMPPGSEALRREIAKRTMNAGATILPQEIITTSGATEALMLCLRAVTVPGNVVAVESPTYFGVLHALEELGLKAIEVPTHPRDGMDLDALERMLKTRNLAACLAVPTFSNPLGALMPDEGKERLVRMLEERQVPLIEDDVFGELHHGPHRPRLAKGYDQTGNVLLCSSFSKSLAPGYRVGWVAPGRFYERIKTLKLTSTLATATLPELAIAEFLANGGYDHYLRSARSFYAANVQRVGQAVAAAFPEGTKVTQPQGGFVIWVEMPAGVDALRLQDDALAHEINIAPGPMFSPTQGYKNCIRLSCGVPWTPRLQQAIQTLGKLAQRQL; from the coding sequence ATGGTTTCAGGCATTTCATCAGGTGCGCAGGCGGTGCCGCTCTATCAGGAGGTGGCGGATAAGATCGTGCGCCTGATTGAGGAGGGGGTATTGAGGCCGGGGGAGAGGGTGTCTTCGCTGCGGAAGGTGAGTGAGCAGTATGGGGTGAGCGTGACGACGGCGATCCAAGCTTTCATTTTGCTGGAGGACCGGGGGCTGGTGGAGGCGCGGCCAAAGTCGGGCTTTTTCGTGCGGGTGCCGCGTCCTGTCTTGAGGGAGCCTGCGATGGCGAAGACGCCGCGCGCGATCACGGCGGTGACGGTGGGGGCCTTGCAGTCGCGGTTGTTTGAGGCGGCGATGATGCCTCACATCCTGCCATTGGGCGGGGCGGTGCCCAGCCCTGAGCTGCTGCCGACGGTGAAACTGAACCGTATTTTGGCATCGGTGGCGCGGCGGGCGGGGAAAAGTGGCATTTCCTATGACATGCCGCCGGGGTCTGAGGCTTTGCGACGGGAGATCGCCAAACGGACGATGAATGCAGGTGCAACCATTCTGCCGCAGGAGATCATCACTACCTCGGGAGCGACGGAGGCGCTGATGCTGTGCCTGCGGGCGGTGACAGTACCCGGCAATGTGGTGGCGGTGGAATCGCCGACTTATTTTGGCGTTCTGCATGCGCTGGAGGAGCTGGGTTTAAAGGCCATCGAAGTACCTACTCACCCACGCGATGGCATGGACCTGGATGCTTTGGAGCGGATGCTGAAAACACGCAACCTCGCCGCGTGTCTGGCGGTGCCGACATTCAGCAATCCGCTGGGTGCGCTGATGCCGGATGAGGGTAAGGAGAGGCTGGTCAGGATGCTGGAGGAGCGGCAGGTGCCTTTGATTGAGGACGATGTTTTCGGTGAGCTGCACCATGGGCCGCATCGTCCCCGTCTGGCGAAGGGGTATGATCAAACGGGGAATGTGCTGCTATGCAGTTCTTTTTCCAAATCGCTGGCTCCGGGGTATCGGGTGGGGTGGGTGGCACCGGGGCGTTTTTATGAGCGGATCAAAACGCTGAAGCTGACCAGCACCCTGGCCACGGCGACCCTGCCGGAGCTGGCCATTGCGGAGTTCCTGGCCAATGGCGGATACGATCACTATCTGCGATCGGCGCGATCGTTTTATGCGGCGAATGTGCAGCGGGTGGGGCAGGCGGTGGCGGCGGCATTTCCTGAGGGGACGAAAGTCACGCAGCCTCAGGGCGGGTTCGTTATTTGGGTGGAGATGCCTGCCGGAGTGGATGCGTTGCGCCTACAGGATGATGCACTGGCTCACGAGATCAACATCGCACCGGGACCTATGTTTTCGCCCACGCAGGGGTATAAAAACTGCATCCGCCTTTCCTGTGGTGTGCCCTGGACACCGCGGCTCCAGCAGGCCATCCAGACCTTGGGCAAGCTGGCGCAGCGGCAGTTATAA
- a CDS encoding HEAT repeat domain-containing protein has translation MNSVFTIAVIFLGLNLHAIEPQSLNHFPAVPPQVRLHFTNFCLGQYETLWANNELGFTQLASTPGLTPVLLELANRLEAEQEWDGYTRAWGLLAQRTDATESEQLFVRSKLEGLVNRNADPGGTTFKDCALTLLGHYSSPENERILKMYLSDTNGGPLRGNTTREAAESLGRIGTASSIAALRAYAEKHKPAPGGKSRYYETAVTALAQIEARIAAASYSSAPSASSTAQPQHSSAPGTQQHGPQAREQHDPMPWSIVLVTILAATALLWLTVKKRK, from the coding sequence ATGAATTCCGTTTTTACAATAGCTGTTATCTTCCTGGGGCTAAACCTGCATGCGATTGAGCCTCAGAGCCTTAATCATTTTCCAGCAGTCCCGCCGCAAGTAAGGCTTCATTTCACCAACTTTTGCTTGGGGCAGTATGAGACATTGTGGGCCAACAATGAGCTTGGCTTCACCCAGCTTGCTAGCACGCCTGGATTGACCCCAGTACTGCTCGAACTGGCTAATCGTCTCGAAGCTGAGCAGGAATGGGACGGCTACACGAGGGCTTGGGGTCTACTGGCTCAGCGCACCGATGCGACCGAAAGTGAGCAACTGTTTGTAAGGTCAAAGCTGGAAGGTTTGGTCAATCGAAACGCTGACCCCGGAGGGACAACATTCAAAGATTGCGCTTTAACTCTTCTCGGCCACTACTCATCGCCCGAGAATGAGCGGATTTTGAAAATGTATCTCTCCGATACCAACGGCGGTCCATTACGAGGCAATACAACGAGAGAAGCCGCCGAAAGCCTTGGCCGAATCGGCACAGCATCCAGCATTGCAGCATTACGAGCGTATGCTGAGAAACACAAGCCAGCGCCGGGAGGCAAGAGCCGCTACTACGAAACCGCCGTGACGGCACTTGCTCAGATTGAGGCTCGTATTGCTGCGGCGTCATATTCCTCCGCTCCATCTGCTAGCAGCACAGCGCAGCCCCAGCACTCTTCCGCACCAGGAACACAGCAGCACGGGCCACAAGCCAGAGAACAGCACGACCCCATGCCATGGAGCATCGTCCTTGTGACAATCCTTGCAGCAACTGCCCTGCTATGGCTGACGGTCAAGAAGCGCAAGTGA